From the genome of Nicotiana sylvestris chromosome 2, ASM39365v2, whole genome shotgun sequence, one region includes:
- the LOC104217717 gene encoding histone H1 — protein sequence MSATGEVENPAVEQPPAEAPTAENQPPATKKSVKEKKPRAPREKKPKSAKTVTHPPYFQMIKEALLALNEKGGSSPYAIAKYTEDKHKDELPANFRKILGLQLKNSAAKGKLMKIKASYKLSEAGKKERITASTKKVPKADSKKKPRSTRSATATAKKTEVPKKAKLTQKPKKVGAKKAKKSAPAKAKQPKSIKSPAAKRAKKVAA from the exons ATGTCGGCAACTGGAGAAGTGGAGAACCCCGCCGTGGAGCAGCCGCCGGCAGAGGCTCCCACGGCTGAGAATCAACCTCCGGCGACGAAGAAGTCTGTTAAGGAGAAGAAACCTAGAGCGCCGAGAGAGAAAAAGCCTAAATCTGCCAAAACTGTTACTCATCCTCCCTACTTTCAG ATGATTAAAGAGGCTCTGTTGGCTCTGAACGAGAAAGGTGGATCAAGTCCTTATGCAATTGCAAAATACACGGAGGACAAACACAAGGACGAATTACCAGCGAATTTCAGGAAAATTCTCGGTCTTCAATTGAAAAATTCTGCAGCAAAGGGTAAGCTTATGAAAATCAAGGCTTCGTACAAGCTATCCGAGGCCGGGAAAAAGGAGAGAATAACAGCCTCTACCAAAAAGGTTCCAAAGGCCGATTCTAAGAAGAAACCTAGAAGCACCAGGTCTGCCACCGCTACAGCGAAGAAAACAGAGGTGCCGAAGAAAGCAAAACTGACACAGAAGCCGAAAAAGGTTGGAGCTAAGAAGGCAAAGAAGTCTGCTCCGGCAAAGGCAAAGCAGCCCAAGTCTATTAAGTCCCCTGCAGCTAAAAGGGCTAAGAAAGTTGCAGCTTAA